The stretch of DNA GTGCATGATGATCAATTTGGCTCCAAACAATATTGGAAAGAATTTTGCTGCTTCCTTCATTGTTGTACTCTACGACAGCTGCTGCTGTTTCATCGCAACTTGTTTCTATTCCCAACAGGCGCATTTCAAATAAAACCTTATGTTGAAGATTCTTTCCTGTGTGCGTACCACGGACAGGCAAAGATGCAAAGACTTTCTCTTGGGGGAACTTCTTTTGGAGTTTGTTTCTCTATGAAAAAATGTGTTTTAGCACTTTCTCTAAATATAACGGCTTTGGTTAAAAATGAAGTTGTATCTTTCAGTATAGAATGCTGATGTGTTTTCAAAAGTCTATTTATTTAAGTATACAATTATAACTGTTCCTGATAAAAGTGCAGAGTTGGAAATTTCGGGGAAGTTATACTCTTTGTAAAAAGAGTGTAAAATAAGTTATGATATTTGAGAAAATCTTAATTTTTAAAACTTTTTTCATTCTATTATTTTATCGTTAAAAGAAATTATGCACAAAAAGTGACAAAGATGGTAGACTCTTCGAAACCAAAAGTTAAACCACATTATGCTGGTGATCGCCGTAAAAAGCCTGTGATTGAACATGAAGTTGTGAACTCTGATTCAGAGAAAATCATACAAAACTCTGTGGAAACGAGTACAATAGAGAAACAAACTATGCAGAGTAAACACGTGTCTGGTTTAACTTGGCTGTTCTCGCTTATTTCAGGAATTTTGGGTGGTCTCGTTTTTTTAGGTCTTTTTATAGTGTTTCAATTGGCGGGCTTGCTTCCTTCTTCTTTAGCTGAAAATCATATGGGTGAGGAAAAAGCTTTACAGATTGCCGAAACTGCAAAAAGTCAAGGAGAAGAAATAAGAGAGCAATTGGGGCAAGTGTTTCAAGAAATTGATGCGTTGAAAACAGAGTTTTCCTCTTTTTCATCACGACAGGTTGAAACAACGCGAAATGATGAAGCATCGCAAGAAGAAAATAGAAAAGCTTTTGTGGTTTTAGAGGAAAAAGTGAGAGGTCTTGAAGAATCTGCGCAAACTTTAGCAGGTGTCTCAAAAGAGATAGAAACAGCTTTGTCCGCTGGACAAAGCAATGCAAATGATCTTGCTGTGTTAAAGCAACAATTAAAGATTATGCAGGAAGAAATGGCTGCAAAAAATGATGAGCAGAAAATAAATACGGCACTCTTTATTGCAATCAGTTCTCTAAAAAACGCTGTAGAGCGTGGTGGATCTTATAGTAATGAATTAAAACTGTTACAGCAATTATCACCTTCAATTGATGGACTTGATCTGTTGCAAAAGAGAGCCATGGTCGGTCTTCCAAGTTCAGCGCAACTTTCAGCTGATTTTGCTCGTGTTGCGGACGCAATTGTTGGTACGCAAAATAATGTTGCGTCAGATGTTGGTTTTTTTGGGCGGATTTTGGCATGGGTAAAAGGTCTCATTGTTTCGCGGCCGATTGGCAATGTTGAAGGTATGACATTGGGGGCAATTGCGGCACGGATGGAAGTTGCTATTCAAGCGGGTGATTATGAAAAGGCTTTGAGTGAATGGCAAATTTTGCCCCAAAATGCAAAAGATGTTTCGGTGGATTTTGTTCATCAGCTTGAAACGCATATTGCTGTTCATCATTTCCTTCAACAGTTGCTGGTGTCCGTGCAACAAGGATCTTTTAAGGCAACAAAGATGTAAATAGGCTCAAGATGATACGTGTTTTTATTTATAGTTTTGTTGTATGTGTGCTCGGTCTTGCTTTTGGGTGGGTAGCTAATCACAATAGTATTTTTGTTATAACATTTTTGCACTTTCGGTTTTCTTTTTCATTGCTAACAGCTTTAAGTGCGCTCATTTTACTGTTCGGAATTCTGGCGTTTTTATGGTGGCTTTTATCTGTATTTTTTTCTCTACCTCGTGCTCTCTCCAATTACTTTTATAAACGTCACCAAAAGCGTGGTTATGAAGCTCTTTCACAGGGGCTTCTTGCAGTTTTTGCTGGAGATGGTATTTTGGCACAAGAAATGGAAGCTCAAGTTATAAAATATCTTGCAGGCAAACATGAGCCGTTGGTAAAGCTTTTACAAGCTCAAACCTTATCTTTGCAAAATAATTCTCTGCGCGCTATTGGTCTTTATGAGGAGATGAGAAAAGAAGCGCCGACAAAATTGGCAGGGCTATACGGTTTGTTTCGTGAAGCTATGAAGAGCAAAGCTTATGAAGCAGCACAGCAATATGCAGAAGAAGCGTTGGCTTTATCGCCAGCACTTTTATGGGCTCATCAAGCAGTACTTGATCAGCTCAGTGTGAGTGGGCAATGGGACAAAGCACTCGGTATCTTTGAGCGGGCACAAAAAGCTTTACCGCGCTCTGTCCGCTCAACTCCAGAGCGTCAACATACACAGGCCTTGCTGTTAAGTGGGCAGGCTCTTCATCTGTTTGAGACTCACCCTGCTGAAGCACGTAGTGCTATTTTAAAAGCACATAAATTGGCACCTGATTTCGTTCCAATAACAGTCATTGCCGCTGATATTCTTTATAAATTAAATGAAACGCGTAAAGCGGATAAGATGATTATTACAGCTTGGCAGAAAGAACCTCATCCTGATTTAGGGGCGCTTTATCTTAAAAGAGAAGAAGGGGCTATTGGGCGATTGAAAAAGGCTAAGACACTTGCTTCTTATAATAAAGATACATTTGAATCGGCTTTCCTGATTGCCAAAGCTGCTTTGGATTCTGGTGAAATGGTACTCGCAAGGGAGCAAGCTCAAAAAGCACTGCAATATTATCCGCGAGAAAGTGTTTATTTGTTGTTGGCGGATATTGAAGAGGCACAGGGAAATAATCAGGGGGCAGTGCGTCAATGGCTTTCTTTGGCACTTCGTGCTGAACGCGATCCGGTGTGGATTTGTGATGAGACCATTTTTTCTTCTTGGTTGCCGGTTTCTCCAATAAGTGGACGTCTAGGTTGCTTTGAATGGAAAGCGCCTTCCCGCATGCCTCCTCTCACATTAGAGGCTGCCGATATTGTGCCAAAAAAACAAAATAAAGAAGATATTGTGGGAGAAAGTTCTGGTGTTGAAACTAAAATGCTTGAAGAATTACCTCCTGTAGAGGATTCTTTTTTGCATAATATGCAGGTAGAGAAACAAGTTACAAAAAAGCAAGCTGTTAAAGCTTTCAGCCAAACTCACTTAAATGTTGATGATCCTGGGATTAAAACAGAAGAAGAGGCGGTTCCTTTGCCAAAGAAGAAATTTCGTTTATTTTAAAAAAGAGGATTATAGTGAATATTGTTCGCCAAAATTATTCTTTTGTGCTTAAAAAATAAAACTTTACTTGGTTGTAAAAGTGAGTGGTTAAAAAATGTTTTTAAGTCAAAGGTGTCTTGATAAAAAGCCAAGAAAGAGCAAACCAAGAATTGCAGTCGTTATGCATCGTCGATCTACATATACTGGTCGTTTGGGGAAATTTTTGCAACAAAGCGGTTTTGTTCTTGATGTTTATCGTCCTATTTTAGGACAAAAGCTCCCCGATACATTGGAGCACTATGCTGGTGTCGTTATTTTGGGGGGACCGATGAGTGTGAATGACACGGAAGCGTATATTAGTGAAGAAATTGATTGGATTTCTTTGTCATTGAAAGAGAATAAGCCTTTTTTGGGTATTTGTCTTGGGGCACAAATGTTAGCACAAAATCTAGGGGGGCGTGTTGGTACAAGAAGCGATGGAACTGTTGAAGTTGGCTGGTATCCTTTAGAAGCTACTCCACAAGGAAAGGCGTTGATGAATTGGCCAGAAATGGTCTACCATTTTCATGATGAAGGTATTTATGATTTACCTAAAGAGGCAGTGCTTTTAGCAACAGGCCACACATACCCTACACAAGCTTTTCGTTATGGAAACAATGCATGGGGCTTGCAATTTCATGCTGAATTCACGCGTGCTATGATGCGGCGTTTGGTGATTCGATCGGCGCATAAATTGACCGAAAAAGGTGCTCAACCCGCTTCTGCACATTTGAAAGGTCGTTTAATCTACGATCAGGCTTTAAGCCAATGGTTTGAAAATGCATTGCAACAAATTTTTTGTACACCCGTCGTAGGTGTGTGAGAGTTAACATCATCGTGAGATAAGGAAAGTTTTTATTTTGTCTATGTTGTCTCCATTGAAATCAATACGGAAAAGCTTTTCTTTAAGCTATTTGCTTTGTGGGATATTTTGCTTTATTCTGATACTCATTTATAGCTCATTCTGGTTTTTTTTTCACGTAAAATAGAAGACCGCGTTTCTGATTTATTTGTAAAGGCATCTGCCCGAGATATGACGGTCGTATGCGAGCATCTCAGCAAGAATGGTTATCCGTTACGTATTGGTGTTGTTTGTGATCAGTTTCAGTTTGCTTGGCCTTTGCGCGGGTTTTCTTTATCAACGGGGCGTTTGACGGTTGGTGCACCAATTTATGCACCTCATTGGGTAGAATTTAATATTCATTCTCCCGCATCAATTCTTTTTGCTGGAAAAACTCCTATAGTGTCACACTGGCACAATCTGGTGATTGAAACTGAACCTTATTGGAGGGTGGGGAAAACATTGAAGCTTATGGCTGAAGGGCTTGAAGTTTCTATCCTTACCACATCTGGTGAAGATCAAAAATTACAAAGTAAATTAGAATCGCAGACGGCTGATAAAAAAACAACACAAGAAAATGTTGAAGATCAAGTCTCTTTGAGAGATGCTGATGACACAGTTGTATATCCGTTAGATCAAAAACGTGAGCCCCCAAAAATAACGGCAGAATTCGTACGGCTTTATGTTAAGCACGAGAAGAATCGCTTATCAGGGCATGTTACCTTTGATAGTTTGGATTCTTCCATGTTTCTTGCACCTTACCTTGTTGATTTTCCAAAAATTGATGGCAATTTAACATGGGCGCTTAATGATCTGCCTCATCTGTTTGAAAAGGGAGGAGACAGTTGGAAACAGCATTTGTATGGCAAAAGCGGCATTTTAAAGCGTGGTGAATTGGTTTTCCATACAGGTGGTGTATTGGGTATAAGTGGACCCTTTTCCTTTGATAATGAAGGATATTTGACAGCAAAATTTGAACTTGTCTTTGTGAAGCATATGGATCTTCTTACCACTATGCAGCGCTTGTTTCCTGAGCAAGCTAATAATCTACAAGCTTTATTTTTTGTTTTGGGTGCTATGCCTAAAAATGCAGATGGCTATCCTGTTATCCCTTTGTTGGTTAGTCATGGATGGGCAAAATTAGGTTTTTTAAAGCTTGGCCGTCTCGCACCGCTTTAAGTTTGAAAGGTAGTTTTTTGCAGTTGAGCAATCATCCCTGCTGCAAAGGTAAAACGAGAAATGTTGAGATCGTTTTCAATGAGGGTACCAATGCGGTTGGTTACATTATGAATTTGCTCTTCATTTGTTTTTTTCCAAGCAGCAAAGGAAGTTCCTTTTGCTCCATAATTTTTCAAGATTTTCGTAACAATTTTTCGTAAGCTTTCGGCAATATTTTCTTTGGCTTGGCTTAAAGCCATACTATCATAATAATCCAGTACAGGAATTGTTCGACTTGCTTCATTAATGCGGTTTATACGAATGATTTGAGCTAGTGAAAAATAGATTTCTGCTGTTTTAATAAGGTCGCTGTTGCTTTGTTTTGCAATCAAAGAAATGTCACAAATTATTGGAGCAGCTTCTAACAGAGCCAATTGTTTTGCTAAAGATTTTGGTGCTCCTTCTTCACTATAATGGAGCGTTTTTTCTTTAATTTTTTGATTAATATCTTTATCGTTGGAGTGTGTCAGTTGTTCTTCAATAACGCTACGAGCTTGTTTCATTGTTTTTACAAGTTCTTCTAATGGAGTCGAAAGGTCCGTATTGCGCAAACCCCAGTTTGTTGTCTCAAAGAGCATCGAAGTAATAGTTGCGTAGAATTTGTTTTGGACAAGACCGGGTATCTTATTATCAAGCTTATCAATTTGATTAGATAATTGGGGTATTTCAAAACCGTCACGGATTGCAATGAAAACACGGATAATATTTTCAACCTTTTGTTCTGTTGCATCTTGTAGTTGATTAACAAAAGTAGGTCCTCCACGATTCACAATATCGTTTGCAATCAGTGTTGCAATAATATTACGACGCAACTGATGATTAATGATTTCTTTCTCAAAGCTTGTTTGAATTTGAGTTGGGAAATAGTTCAACAAGATTGCATCAAAATAACAATCATCAATAATGGGGCTGTGGACGATTTCTTCTTTTAGAGTTAATTTGGCATATGCCAAAATAACGGCGAGTTCTGGACGTATAAGGCCTTGACCTTGTGTTATTCGTTGCCGCAAAATTTGCTCATCAGGGAGAATTTCAACTCTACGATCTAGAAGCTTTTTTTGTTCCAAATCATGCATAAAGCGTATCTGATAAGGCAAGTCAGCAATACTTTGGCTTTCAGCCAAAGAAAGAGCAAGAGGTTGCAAATAATTGTTGCGTAGGACTAATTGTTCAACTTGCGGAGTCATTTTTTTCAAGAGTTCG from Bartonella taylorii encodes:
- a CDS encoding glutamine amidotransferase, producing the protein MFLSQRCLDKKPRKSKPRIAVVMHRRSTYTGRLGKFLQQSGFVLDVYRPILGQKLPDTLEHYAGVVILGGPMSVNDTEAYISEEIDWISLSLKENKPFLGICLGAQMLAQNLGGRVGTRSDGTVEVGWYPLEATPQGKALMNWPEMVYHFHDEGIYDLPKEAVLLATGHTYPTQAFRYGNNAWGLQFHAEFTRAMMRRLVIRSAHKLTEKGAQPASAHLKGRLIYDQALSQWFENALQQIFCTPVVGV
- a CDS encoding heme biosynthesis protein HemY, which gives rise to MIRVFIYSFVVCVLGLAFGWVANHNSIFVITFLHFRFSFSLLTALSALILLFGILAFLWWLLSVFFSLPRALSNYFYKRHQKRGYEALSQGLLAVFAGDGILAQEMEAQVIKYLAGKHEPLVKLLQAQTLSLQNNSLRAIGLYEEMRKEAPTKLAGLYGLFREAMKSKAYEAAQQYAEEALALSPALLWAHQAVLDQLSVSGQWDKALGIFERAQKALPRSVRSTPERQHTQALLLSGQALHLFETHPAEARSAILKAHKLAPDFVPITVIAADILYKLNETRKADKMIITAWQKEPHPDLGALYLKREEGAIGRLKKAKTLASYNKDTFESAFLIAKAALDSGEMVLAREQAQKALQYYPRESVYLLLADIEEAQGNNQGAVRQWLSLALRAERDPVWICDETIFSSWLPVSPISGRLGCFEWKAPSRMPPLTLEAADIVPKKQNKEDIVGESSGVETKMLEELPPVEDSFLHNMQVEKQVTKKQAVKAFSQTHLNVDDPGIKTEEEAVPLPKKKFRLF
- a CDS encoding DUF2125 domain-containing protein, producing MTVVCEHLSKNGYPLRIGVVCDQFQFAWPLRGFSLSTGRLTVGAPIYAPHWVEFNIHSPASILFAGKTPIVSHWHNLVIETEPYWRVGKTLKLMAEGLEVSILTTSGEDQKLQSKLESQTADKKTTQENVEDQVSLRDADDTVVYPLDQKREPPKITAEFVRLYVKHEKNRLSGHVTFDSLDSSMFLAPYLVDFPKIDGNLTWALNDLPHLFEKGGDSWKQHLYGKSGILKRGELVFHTGGVLGISGPFSFDNEGYLTAKFELVFVKHMDLLTTMQRLFPEQANNLQALFFVLGAMPKNADGYPVIPLLVSHGWAKLGFLKLGRLAPL
- a CDS encoding COG4223 family protein translates to MVDSSKPKVKPHYAGDRRKKPVIEHEVVNSDSEKIIQNSVETSTIEKQTMQSKHVSGLTWLFSLISGILGGLVFLGLFIVFQLAGLLPSSLAENHMGEEKALQIAETAKSQGEEIREQLGQVFQEIDALKTEFSSFSSRQVETTRNDEASQEENRKAFVVLEEKVRGLEESAQTLAGVSKEIETALSAGQSNANDLAVLKQQLKIMQEEMAAKNDEQKINTALFIAISSLKNAVERGGSYSNELKLLQQLSPSIDGLDLLQKRAMVGLPSSAQLSADFARVADAIVGTQNNVASDVGFFGRILAWVKGLIVSRPIGNVEGMTLGAIAARMEVAIQAGDYEKALSEWQILPQNAKDVSVDFVHQLETHIAVHHFLQQLLVSVQQGSFKATKM